Proteins encoded by one window of Bacillus carboniphilus:
- a CDS encoding type II TA system antitoxin MqsA family protein codes for MASTKNKYCDGCQKDVEAKVVERRSNYTIKGENIEIDERVLMCACGQELYDENLDSETMKTLTKMYEDRIGLSLEDIKSIRAQFGLSMDLFSRILGWSKATIARYETGKYIPDSSHMSVLKRLKEHPEAIDEYYKLTKHKFNEKEQQKINEKLSNTDQQSVEKGLVEALHINYKLHEKTIESGYSSFYLNKLINMILFFASKGVQKTKLMKLLFYTDFLNYKRNLLSMSGMPYVRLPYGPVPKDHDLLISTIDKNDMIDIEYEFVNDYTIINIKALKEFDDTLFSEEELEILRQVNEYFNNFGSVAISNFSHEEDGWKYTDDRDIISYDYADSLKLD; via the coding sequence ATGGCATCAACAAAAAATAAGTACTGTGATGGTTGCCAAAAGGATGTTGAAGCTAAAGTTGTCGAACGCCGTTCAAACTATACAATTAAAGGTGAAAATATTGAAATAGACGAACGAGTCTTAATGTGTGCCTGTGGTCAAGAATTATATGATGAAAATTTAGATTCTGAGACCATGAAAACGCTCACAAAGATGTATGAAGATAGAATTGGATTGTCTCTTGAAGATATTAAATCCATTCGAGCCCAATTTGGCTTATCTATGGATTTATTTTCTCGTATTTTGGGGTGGAGTAAGGCTACTATTGCTCGGTATGAAACAGGTAAATATATTCCTGATTCATCACATATGTCAGTTCTAAAAAGATTAAAAGAACATCCAGAAGCAATTGACGAGTATTATAAACTAACTAAGCATAAATTTAATGAAAAAGAACAACAAAAAATTAATGAAAAACTTTCTAATACAGATCAACAGTCTGTTGAAAAAGGGCTAGTTGAAGCTCTTCATATAAATTATAAATTACATGAGAAAACTATTGAGTCGGGATATAGCTCTTTTTACTTAAACAAACTAATAAACATGATACTTTTTTTCGCTAGTAAGGGTGTTCAAAAAACAAAATTAATGAAGCTTCTTTTTTATACAGACTTTCTTAATTATAAAAGAAATTTGTTATCAATGAGTGGGATGCCATATGTACGTTTGCCTTATGGACCCGTTCCTAAAGACCATGACTTACTAATATCAACAATTGATAAAAATGATATGATTGATATCGAGTATGAATTTGTTAACGACTATACTATAATAAATATCAAAGCTCTTAAAGAGTTTGACGATACTTTATTTAGTGAAGAAGAATTAGAAATTTTACGTCAAGTTAATGAATATTTTAATAACTTTGGTTCTGTAGCAATAAGTAATTTTTCACATGAAGAAGATGGATGGAAATATACCGACGATAGAGATATTATTTCTTATGATTATGCTGATTCTTTAAAATTGGATTGA
- a CDS encoding tyrosine-type recombinase/integrase: MKGHIRKRGNKYAIVVDMGRDNNGKRKQKWFSGYDKKKDAERDLPIILNDINQGTFVEPANETYMSYLEKWIKNKKSQIKPTTLDTYQRLLRVHIIPGLGHLKLGKMNRLHIKEFYSYLEEEKELAPASIKKIHTVIRSSLSDALEDGLIAKNISAGIKTPRIGRSEIKVWDEVQLMNFLNAIKAETLYIAFHLPAMTGMRRSEVLGIRWKDIDFENKILRVVTTITTKGKSDGKTQNSYSRPIDLDDGTIAELKNRKKQVAKDKLKAGTAYDDQDLVVCTSLGKPISPRNLNRLWYKLRDKVDIPNIRFHDLRHTHATLMLLQGIPAKVVSERLGHASIQTTLNTYGHLLPSIQKEAIQIFSRNLIEKSNNFISIHEG; this comes from the coding sequence GTGAAAGGACACATCCGTAAACGTGGAAACAAATATGCAATTGTGGTAGATATGGGACGAGACAATAATGGGAAACGGAAACAAAAGTGGTTTTCTGGTTATGACAAGAAAAAAGATGCTGAGAGAGACTTACCAATTATTCTAAATGATATCAATCAAGGTACCTTTGTTGAACCTGCTAATGAGACATATATGTCTTATCTAGAAAAATGGATTAAGAACAAGAAAAGCCAAATTAAACCTACAACGCTCGATACCTATCAACGCCTTTTACGGGTTCACATTATCCCAGGACTCGGCCATCTAAAATTGGGAAAAATGAATCGATTGCATATAAAAGAGTTTTACAGTTACTTAGAAGAAGAAAAAGAATTGGCCCCTGCATCCATTAAAAAAATTCACACTGTAATACGTTCATCATTGAGTGATGCTTTAGAGGATGGTTTGATTGCTAAGAATATATCAGCTGGTATAAAAACACCAAGAATTGGCCGTTCCGAGATAAAGGTTTGGGATGAAGTTCAGCTTATGAATTTTTTAAATGCAATAAAAGCTGAAACTTTATACATTGCCTTTCATCTTCCTGCCATGACTGGAATGAGAAGAAGTGAAGTGTTAGGGATTCGGTGGAAAGATATTGATTTTGAAAACAAAATTCTAAGAGTTGTAACCACCATTACGACCAAAGGGAAATCGGATGGAAAAACCCAAAATAGTTATAGTCGGCCTATAGATTTAGATGATGGCACAATAGCAGAACTTAAAAATCGAAAAAAGCAAGTTGCTAAAGATAAATTAAAGGCGGGTACTGCCTATGATGATCAAGACCTTGTTGTCTGTACTTCCCTGGGTAAACCTATCTCTCCTAGAAATTTAAATCGTCTATGGTACAAGCTTAGAGACAAAGTAGACATTCCTAATATTCGTTTCCATGATTTACGACACACACACGCTACACTTATGTTGCTGCAAGGTATACCTGCTAAGGTGGTCTCGGAAAGATTAGGACATGCTAGTATTCAAACTACTCTCAACACCTACGGTCACTTATTGCCTTCAATTCAAAAAGAAGCAATCCAAATATTTAGTAGGAATCTTATAGAAAAGAGCAATAACTTTATTTCGATACACGAAGGTTAG
- a CDS encoding XtrA/YqaO family protein: protein MLKRTFEVEMNPETLEINEKIETGKVVVLVLDGVKGKATKCEAVEHGFTIIETSKGKPVRIKFEDYELL, encoded by the coding sequence ATGTTGAAGAGAACATTTGAAGTAGAAATGAATCCAGAAACACTTGAAATCAATGAAAAAATTGAAACAGGAAAAGTTGTTGTCTTAGTTTTGGATGGAGTAAAAGGGAAGGCTACAAAATGCGAGGCAGTTGAGCATGGTTTTACCATAATTGAAACTAGTAAAGGCAAACCAGTCAGAATTAAATTTGAGGATTATGAGTTGCTCTAA
- a CDS encoding ArpU family phage packaging/lysis transcriptional regulator, translating to MVYSQLCLFNEIDEKQVRSIVIKELKQYRALKIHLENKKEQKDKGIANLFPSLRDSSEEAALKVRQIEKALYGLLDDSERAIVEKKYLNNNPQNDLVIMEELCLKKDPYYRKKRYAIQTIATALAII from the coding sequence GTGGTGTATTCACAACTATGTTTATTTAATGAGATTGATGAAAAACAAGTCCGTTCAATTGTTATTAAAGAATTAAAACAATATAGAGCATTAAAAATTCATTTAGAAAATAAAAAGGAACAAAAAGATAAAGGAATAGCAAACCTTTTCCCATCATTGAGAGATTCTTCTGAGGAAGCTGCTTTAAAGGTAAGGCAAATTGAAAAAGCATTATATGGATTATTAGATGATTCTGAAAGAGCAATTGTTGAGAAGAAATACTTAAATAATAATCCACAAAATGACCTGGTCATTATGGAAGAACTTTGCTTAAAAAAGGATCCTTATTATAGAAAAAAGAGGTATGCAATTCAAACCATAGCCACTGCTTTAGCGATCATATAA
- a CDS encoding DnaD domain-containing protein, protein MNSGSAAVDKVGQMNIQGNIIPPFWYRNIRFKTGRPHFIAITLLSEVLYWYRPTVVRDESSGNVVELKKKFKADRLQRSYQSLADQFGFTKRQVKEALDFLDEHDLMIREFRDIKSESGVPLNNVMFLEPVVENIEKLTYEEFDLTLLRSDVPPPTLECTPSSVEAEDPPTPQRGTYTEITTEITTDIKKEEDEENASAPNPFQFFEQNGFGTIGSYIAEKISLWCDDLSPELVLEAMKLATEYGVKTWKYTESILRSWADKGVKTAQDAQALQQAMKEQKSRQRRNTSRFPASKKQESKPDWFDEEKERRKKANEEAIRKQQEDFDFEEQRRKLEEELKNRRRKP, encoded by the coding sequence ATGAATTCTGGAAGTGCTGCAGTCGATAAAGTTGGACAAATGAATATTCAAGGGAATATCATCCCGCCTTTTTGGTACAGAAACATTAGGTTTAAAACAGGAAGACCCCATTTTATTGCTATTACTCTTCTGTCAGAAGTGCTTTATTGGTATCGGCCAACAGTGGTTCGTGATGAATCCTCTGGGAATGTGGTGGAGCTCAAAAAGAAGTTTAAAGCTGATCGTCTTCAAAGAAGCTACCAAAGTCTTGCTGATCAGTTTGGTTTTACTAAAAGGCAAGTAAAAGAGGCATTAGACTTTCTAGATGAACATGACCTGATGATTAGAGAGTTTCGGGATATTAAGTCAGAATCTGGTGTACCACTTAATAACGTGATGTTTTTAGAGCCAGTTGTAGAGAACATAGAAAAATTAACTTATGAAGAATTTGACTTGACCCTCCTACGTTCTGACGTACCCCCTCCTACGCTGGAATGTACCCCCTCTTCCGTTGAAGCGGAGGACCCTCCTACGCCACAGCGTGGGACGTATACAGAGATTACTACAGAGATTACTACAGATATAAAAAAAGAAGAAGATGAAGAAAACGCAAGCGCACCAAATCCCTTTCAGTTTTTTGAACAAAATGGGTTTGGAACAATTGGCAGTTACATTGCTGAAAAGATTTCATTATGGTGCGACGATCTTTCACCAGAGCTTGTTTTAGAAGCAATGAAACTAGCAACTGAATATGGAGTAAAGACTTGGAAGTACACTGAATCTATTTTACGTTCCTGGGCTGATAAAGGAGTCAAAACTGCACAAGATGCACAAGCCTTGCAACAGGCAATGAAAGAACAAAAAAGTCGGCAGAGAAGAAATACTTCTAGATTCCCAGCATCTAAAAAGCAAGAAAGCAAACCTGATTGGTTTGACGAGGAAAAAGAAAGACGTAAGAAAGCTAATGAAGAGGCTATACGTAAACAACAAGAAGATTTTGATTTTGAAGAGCAACGGCGAAAGCTAGAGGAAGAATTAAAAAACAGGAGGAGAAAACCTTGA
- a CDS encoding helix-turn-helix transcriptional regulator, translating into MTAAELQKFLIKKREQMNLTHQNVADLSKAGISRQYYGMIESGERKPSVKVAKKIAQVLNVEWTIFFDTESNQKLQSKTTA; encoded by the coding sequence TTGACTGCAGCAGAACTACAAAAGTTTCTAATCAAAAAAAGAGAGCAAATGAATCTAACACATCAAAACGTTGCTGACCTTTCAAAAGCAGGAATATCACGCCAATATTACGGTATGATTGAAAGCGGAGAAAGGAAACCATCAGTTAAAGTCGCAAAGAAAATCGCTCAGGTCCTTAACGTTGAATGGACAATTTTTTTTGACACTGAAAGCAACCAAAAGTTGCAAAGTAAAACAACAGCGTAA
- a CDS encoding ImmA/IrrE family metallo-endopeptidase produces MKYQTIFLEDWIKDLYDKLDIKNPNQLNIKNISENIGIRLTYRNVTSRFYKNEIIIDNRQSLQEQWQEFGHELCHALRHEGNQLILPNSFLILQECQANTFMYHFCVPTFMLLEFKLNSLSNVKDGVPLISKTFNVTEKFAEERLKQFKRKMLQAKSDAEHRAYMEAKYPKVNSDNYSEETKAILNKLYKQLEKKKEAAI; encoded by the coding sequence ATGAAATATCAAACAATATTTCTTGAAGATTGGATCAAGGACCTATATGACAAACTTGATATTAAAAACCCTAACCAACTAAACATAAAAAACATTTCAGAAAACATTGGAATTAGGCTTACTTATAGGAATGTCACCAGTAGATTTTATAAAAATGAAATTATCATTGACAATAGGCAAAGTCTTCAAGAACAATGGCAAGAGTTTGGTCATGAACTTTGTCATGCACTTAGACATGAAGGGAATCAGTTAATATTACCAAATTCATTTCTTATTCTCCAAGAATGCCAGGCAAATACATTCATGTATCATTTTTGTGTCCCGACTTTTATGTTACTGGAGTTTAAGTTAAATAGCCTTTCAAATGTTAAAGATGGTGTCCCTCTTATCTCCAAAACCTTTAATGTTACTGAAAAGTTCGCAGAAGAAAGGTTAAAGCAGTTTAAAAGAAAAATGCTACAGGCAAAATCAGATGCAGAACACCGCGCCTATATGGAGGCTAAATATCCAAAAGTTAACTCAGACAATTATTCTGAAGAGACAAAAGCAATATTAAATAAATTATATAAACAACTAGAGAAAAAGAAGGAGGCTGCAATTTAA
- a CDS encoding helix-turn-helix transcriptional regulator, whose translation MAIGEEIGNARKRQGLTQEELSMKLPISRESISKYEKGGRSVPKDMRKHIAEGIDDTELYFATWNEAAGVVSIPFFNGEHIDQHPASMKHLVQFETNEALEQLERLSWVKPIHTRTDREKEEVKQAIVEVLDAAASMINLVAVLCREHKFSMKQIFKAWRSSLKVRRYSK comes from the coding sequence GTGGCAATCGGTGAGGAGATAGGAAACGCTCGGAAAAGGCAAGGACTCACCCAAGAAGAACTATCCATGAAATTGCCTATCTCAAGGGAAAGTATATCTAAATATGAAAAAGGAGGTAGGTCTGTACCAAAGGACATGAGAAAACACATAGCTGAAGGAATAGACGATACAGAACTTTATTTTGCAACCTGGAATGAAGCAGCTGGAGTTGTATCAATCCCATTTTTTAACGGCGAACATATAGACCAGCACCCAGCAAGCATGAAGCACCTTGTTCAGTTTGAAACCAATGAAGCACTAGAACAACTAGAACGTTTGAGCTGGGTGAAACCAATACATACACGAACAGACAGAGAAAAAGAAGAAGTTAAGCAAGCGATTGTCGAGGTACTCGATGCAGCTGCTTCCATGATCAACCTAGTAGCAGTTTTATGTAGGGAACACAAGTTTTCAATGAAACAGATATTTAAAGCTTGGAGATCATCATTAAAAGTGAGGAGGTATTCGAAGTGA
- a CDS encoding helix-turn-helix domain-containing protein, with amino-acid sequence MSIEETIRKIIQEENEKHYERIEQLLDQHGVQGAPPLLTVEEAAQILKMGKTSVYELTNRHDFPAIRDGRKVRISYSGLMNWINTQSTSKQAI; translated from the coding sequence ATGTCAATCGAAGAAACAATCCGTAAAATCATTCAAGAAGAGAACGAAAAACACTATGAAAGAATTGAGCAGCTTTTAGATCAACATGGTGTTCAAGGAGCTCCTCCTTTATTAACTGTTGAAGAGGCAGCTCAGATTTTGAAAATGGGGAAAACAAGTGTTTACGAATTAACGAATCGTCATGATTTTCCAGCAATCCGTGATGGAAGAAAAGTAAGAATTTCTTACTCTGGATTGATGAATTGGATTAACACTCAGAGCACTTCCAAGCAAGCTATCTAA
- a CDS encoding DNA cytosine methyltransferase, which yields MQLDLFREIIVDNFAGGGGASTGIEMATGLSVDIAINHDPAAIAMHKANHPDTEHYCESVWDVDPVKAVKGRKVGLAWFSPDCKHFSKAKGGKPVEKKIRGLAWIAVKWAVAVKPRVIMLENVEEFKTWGPLNKEGYPDEKQKGKTFNSFVKALEALGYQVEFKELRACDYGAPTIRKRFFMVARCDGRPIVWPKPTHGNPESLEVQAGKLKAWRTAEEIIDWSIGTPSIFERKKPLADNTMRRIARGIERFVVNNPKPFIVRIGQTGFGRDRLQYELDKPLTTITTKAEHCLVTPFISAYYGETAASEVRGQIIKDPLHTIPTANRFSLVTAFIAQQFKSSIGQKIEQPLNTITTVNKANLVTAFLTKYYGSDIGQNLNEPLHTVTTKDRFGLVTIKGQDFRIVDIGMRMLQPHELYAAQGFPSEYVIDKDYKGNPYPKTQQVARCGNSVPPSFADALVRANLPEMCVENSRYKRALV from the coding sequence ATGCAACTCGATTTATTTAGAGAAATAATAGTTGATAACTTCGCGGGTGGTGGAGGTGCCAGTACAGGAATTGAAATGGCTACAGGTTTATCAGTTGATATTGCTATTAACCACGATCCAGCTGCTATTGCAATGCACAAAGCTAATCATCCAGATACAGAACATTATTGTGAGTCAGTTTGGGATGTAGATCCGGTGAAAGCAGTGAAGGGCAGAAAAGTAGGTTTAGCTTGGTTTTCCCCAGACTGTAAGCATTTTAGTAAAGCTAAAGGTGGAAAGCCTGTTGAAAAGAAAATTAGAGGCCTTGCTTGGATTGCGGTTAAATGGGCAGTTGCAGTAAAACCTAGAGTCATAATGTTAGAGAACGTTGAAGAGTTTAAAACATGGGGACCATTAAATAAAGAAGGTTATCCTGATGAAAAACAAAAGGGTAAGACGTTTAATTCATTTGTGAAAGCACTAGAAGCATTAGGATACCAGGTTGAGTTTAAGGAACTTCGTGCTTGTGATTATGGAGCTCCTACCATTAGAAAAAGATTTTTCATGGTAGCTAGATGTGATGGCAGACCCATTGTCTGGCCAAAACCAACTCATGGTAATCCAGAAAGTTTAGAAGTTCAGGCTGGGAAACTCAAAGCTTGGCGAACAGCTGAAGAAATAATAGATTGGTCCATTGGAACACCCTCAATATTTGAAAGAAAGAAACCGTTAGCAGATAACACAATGAGAAGAATTGCTCGAGGGATTGAGAGGTTTGTGGTTAATAATCCAAAGCCATTCATTGTACGAATAGGTCAAACAGGATTCGGTAGAGATAGGCTTCAATACGAACTAGACAAGCCACTTACCACTATTACAACCAAAGCTGAACACTGTCTAGTCACTCCTTTCATTTCTGCTTATTACGGAGAAACTGCAGCTAGTGAGGTAAGAGGGCAAATAATAAAAGACCCATTGCATACCATACCTACTGCTAACAGATTTTCATTAGTAACTGCTTTTATTGCCCAACAATTCAAAAGTTCAATAGGGCAAAAAATTGAACAACCATTAAATACAATAACAACCGTTAATAAGGCCAACTTGGTGACAGCTTTTCTTACAAAATATTACGGATCTGATATCGGTCAGAATCTAAATGAACCACTTCATACTGTAACAACAAAAGACCGTTTCGGACTAGTAACAATTAAAGGTCAGGATTTTCGAATTGTTGATATTGGAATGAGAATGTTACAACCACACGAGCTATATGCTGCTCAAGGGTTTCCAAGTGAGTATGTAATAGACAAAGATTATAAAGGGAATCCATATCCCAAAACGCAACAAGTCGCAAGATGTGGGAATTCAGTACCCCCATCATTTGCAGATGCATTAGTTAGAGCAAATTTACCCGAAATGTGCGTAGAAAATTCTAGGTATAAGAGAGCGCTAGTTTAA
- a CDS encoding tyrosine-type recombinase/integrase, translating into MNFVQPIRDPKVIDGIKQYLKLRSLRNYLFFCFGIYSGLRVSDLRMLRVGMVKGTHVNIQERKNKNKKRFIIHPEIREDLSRYIAGKSDDEFLFPSRQIKKKSRLRGQPFDRSTAYKMLNDAARQFGLREIGCHTMRKTWGYQLYKQDPSNLVLLMEMYGHSDPTITLRYIGVTQDMMDAAILRLG; encoded by the coding sequence ATGAATTTTGTTCAACCTATCCGAGATCCAAAAGTCATTGATGGGATAAAACAATATTTAAAGTTAAGGAGTTTAAGAAACTACCTCTTTTTTTGTTTTGGAATCTATAGTGGTCTACGGGTAAGTGATTTGAGAATGTTACGTGTTGGAATGGTTAAAGGGACACACGTTAACATTCAAGAGCGGAAAAATAAAAATAAAAAGAGATTCATTATTCATCCAGAAATCAGAGAAGACCTAAGTAGATATATTGCTGGAAAGAGTGATGATGAATTTCTGTTTCCAAGTAGGCAAATTAAGAAGAAAAGCAGACTTAGAGGGCAACCATTTGACCGTAGTACTGCATATAAAATGTTGAATGATGCAGCTCGCCAATTTGGACTTAGGGAAATAGGTTGCCACACCATGAGGAAAACCTGGGGTTACCAACTATATAAACAAGATCCTAGTAACCTAGTGTTACTAATGGAAATGTATGGCCATAGTGATCCAACGATTACTTTACGTTACATTGGGGTCACTCAAGACATGATGGATGCAGCTATTTTAAGACTTGGGTGA
- the terS gene encoding phage terminase small subunit has protein sequence MSREPSPKRLKALKIWLKSGREKKPKEIAEELGVSANQIRKWKCVDKWEEIPDTPNKRGAPYRNKNAVGNKGGGAPPDNQNAVKHGMFRKWLPNDNELKEIYDAAREGMSTLDILYEEILIGFTNFIRAQKLMYVKDQDDMTKELKKEKFFKEKVERINDDGEVVEEFVETQGEREYEIQFAWDKQAKLLTAQAAAMRALTSKIKQYEELIRTLPPNDVKEEHRLRAEKLRADIKAVKSKAW, from the coding sequence GTGTCTAGAGAGCCAAGTCCTAAAAGATTAAAAGCTTTAAAAATATGGTTGAAAAGTGGTAGAGAAAAGAAACCGAAAGAGATTGCTGAGGAGTTAGGAGTTAGTGCGAATCAAATTCGAAAGTGGAAATGCGTAGACAAATGGGAAGAGATTCCTGATACACCTAATAAAAGAGGTGCACCTTACCGGAATAAAAATGCTGTAGGTAATAAAGGTGGAGGGGCTCCGCCAGATAATCAAAACGCTGTAAAGCATGGTATGTTTCGTAAGTGGCTTCCTAATGATAATGAGCTAAAGGAAATATATGATGCTGCTCGAGAAGGAATGAGCACACTTGATATTCTCTATGAAGAAATTCTTATTGGATTCACAAATTTTATTCGTGCCCAGAAGTTGATGTATGTTAAGGATCAAGACGATATGACAAAAGAATTAAAGAAAGAAAAGTTCTTTAAAGAAAAAGTTGAGAGAATCAACGATGATGGGGAAGTAGTTGAGGAATTTGTTGAGACACAAGGGGAACGAGAGTATGAGATTCAATTTGCCTGGGACAAGCAGGCAAAACTTCTAACTGCTCAAGCTGCAGCAATGAGAGCATTGACCTCTAAAATAAAACAATATGAAGAGTTAATTAGAACTCTTCCTCCGAATGATGTTAAGGAAGAGCATAGATTAAGAGCAGAAAAACTTAGAGCAGATATAAAGGCGGTTAAATCTAAGGCATGGTAA
- a CDS encoding HNH endonuclease signature motif containing protein — translation MAKYSILKSFYASDEWITLRLQLINKRGNECERCHKIIPKSRDIIGHHTIELTPENVHDRMISLNSDKIELVCFDCHNKEHKRFGYSGERKVYVVYGPPMSGKKTFVRQNMSRGDLVVDMDNLYAAVSLLPEYDKPDNLFTNVIGIHNKLIDNIKTRFGKWNDAWIIGGYADRYKRERLAEDLGAELVFCNVNKDECLRRLELDEEKKYRKDEWKGYIEKWFSSYTE, via the coding sequence ATGGCTAAGTATTCAATCCTTAAATCGTTCTATGCTTCAGATGAGTGGATTACTCTTCGATTGCAACTAATCAATAAACGAGGGAATGAGTGTGAAAGGTGCCATAAGATTATTCCTAAATCTAGGGACATAATTGGTCACCATACAATCGAGCTTACTCCTGAAAATGTTCACGACAGAATGATTAGCTTAAATTCAGATAAAATAGAACTGGTTTGCTTTGACTGTCATAACAAGGAACATAAGCGCTTTGGTTACAGTGGTGAGCGAAAGGTTTATGTAGTCTATGGTCCACCAATGAGTGGAAAAAAAACATTTGTTAGGCAGAACATGAGTCGTGGTGATCTAGTCGTAGACATGGATAACTTATATGCTGCAGTATCTTTACTACCTGAATATGATAAGCCTGACAACTTATTTACAAATGTGATAGGCATTCATAATAAGTTAATAGATAACATCAAGACCAGGTTCGGGAAATGGAATGATGCCTGGATTATTGGTGGTTATGCTGACAGATACAAGAGAGAAAGATTAGCAGAAGATTTAGGAGCAGAGTTAGTCTTCTGTAATGTTAATAAAGATGAATGCTTAAGAAGATTGGAGTTAGACGAAGAAAAGAAATATAGGAAAGACGAATGGAAGGGATACATTGAAAAGTGGTTTTCTTCTTACACCGAGTAA
- a CDS encoding helix-turn-helix transcriptional regulator: MFADRLKKLRLSHKLTQQDMADYLGISRQGYAKYEKEESQPDFDTLKKLSSKFDVSIDYLLTGNEHSSSPEEMWKEFLDPKTQIFFKDLMDAPEEKIEELIRFWEFIKERDEK; this comes from the coding sequence ATGTTTGCTGATAGGTTAAAAAAATTAAGATTAAGCCACAAGCTTACTCAACAAGATATGGCAGACTACTTAGGTATTTCTAGACAAGGCTACGCGAAATACGAGAAGGAAGAAAGTCAACCTGACTTTGATACTTTAAAAAAACTCTCTAGTAAGTTTGATGTATCCATTGATTATTTGTTAACAGGAAATGAACATTCCTCTTCCCCCGAAGAAATGTGGAAAGAGTTTTTAGATCCTAAGACGCAAATATTTTTTAAAGATTTGATGGATGCACCTGAAGAAAAAATTGAGGAGTTAATCAGATTCTGGGAGTTTATTAAAGAAAGAGATGAAAAATAA